The DNA window AAGTTGTATACAAACATGGAGAGGGGGAGGAAGAGGTAGAGATAGATAGAGGGTTTAAAAACCTGGCAGAATCCGGAAACTACGGCAATGGATAGGAAGCTGAAAGCCCTGGCACGAAAAGCTCCCAGTGTAGTAGGATCTGTTTGCAGCTTTGGTGGATCCCCTGGAACTGTAGGCATTGCGAGGACACCGAAATCCTGATGAGTAAATCAAAGAGATTGTGTTACGTATTCATTAGAGACAGTATGTATCATCCATTTTTTCTGCTAAAAGTTTCATTTTAAGAGCAAAAGGAAGGAAGAAGCTAACAAATGACAGTTTCAGTCTCTCTACTCTAACAAAATGAACTCATTTGATATGAAGCGATGGATTCCTAAAATGAACTTTGGCGTGTgcaaagatgagagagagagagagagagagagagagagagagagagagagtaccccGAGAAGGTCAGTAAGAGCAGCACGCAATTCAGTCATCACGGAGTGACAAACATCAACATTTTCATCTGTTGACCGAACAACTGCCCATATACGTTCTGCTGTCCCAGGACCTAAGTCAGGTCTGACTGTACTAACCCATTCACCATGGTTGCTCTTTAATTCATACCTGATCTATCAACCAAATAATAAATTTGGAATTCATTATGaacaacaaatttaattttgttaatcAAGATGAAGATGCAGAAATGATCACTCATATTCAAGTCCACCAAATCAGCACCTTATGAGAAGACGATTGGCGGTTGATAGGGCTGCCAATGACGGTATAATGTACTCTTCACTTGGATTTCCTTTATCCAAGAAAGagttcaagcttggaactttgtcCTTGACAACGTCCCCGAGGTTAGCATGTTTTATAACATGACCTGCATTTGCAGATATAACGAGTGAGCCTCTTCTTTCCATGTTATGAGCTTGTCCCTATCTCAGTAGGAGACCTAATTTAATAAAGAGAATGATGATTTTCAGGTAATAATCTGTCTAATGAATTTAATGGCCTATTTGTGTCTTAAAACGCGGGGAATTATAAATTGGACTCGATTCATGTCAATCAAAATACTTACAGCGAGAGATGAAACAGATGAATACGGTCAAATCACTTACCCCCAAATAACTTCTCAACTGAGTCAACAAGTACTTGTTTCACTCGACTGCTTGGAACGCTTGAAAGCTGGAAACAGTCTTCTGCGATGATTAActgagtgggtacgacaggacCCGTATCAGGCAATTGGAGTAACACTCGTCCAACTCTATTCAAAATCGCAGGATTCCTTGCAAACCATCCTATATCAGAAGTTAGTGTCAAAGGGATGGTTTCCGATTGCTTAGAGTGCTAGATAGATCATTCGCATAGGTAAAGCTTTCGAAGTACTATATTTCCAATTGCAGAAAAACTTAAACACAGAAGTGTCACGTGTAATAATCAACAAAGATGCAGAATGTATGGATGGCATATGAATCATTGAAGCGGAAGAAGTTAGCTACTTTCTAGAAATAAAGAGAGATATTTCCTGTTACATAAAATGGagggaaaaaaaaccgaaacatgACCCTTTTTTTGTCACAACCAGAAATCTATTTCCTAAGCCAGTCTGCAATATGAAATGTCATTGATTTCTCACCCACTGTATCGCAACTTTGTGCCAGAGGAGTAACTCCAGAAGTAGAAATGACACCATGAGATGGCCGAAACCCAAAAATTCCACAATATGAAGCAGGAATTCTTACACTTCCTCCAGTGTCAGTT is part of the Malus domestica chromosome 12, GDT2T_hap1 genome and encodes:
- the LOC103412168 gene encoding amidase 1-like; its protein translation is MAIDSDHGAFVEKFLLRPPSSSHDLPLSGLTFAVKDIFDVAGRVTGFGNPDWARTHPAAESTAPAVSAILSGGATSIGITVMGEMAYSINGENKHYGTPRNPCAPDRVPGGSSSGSAVVVAAGLTDFSLGTDTGGSVRIPASYCGIFGFRPSHGVISTSGVTPLAQSCDTVGWFARNPAILNRVGRVLLQLPDTGPVVPTQLIIAEDCFQLSSVPSSRVKQVLVDSVEKLFGGHVIKHANLGDVVKDKVPSLNSFLDKGNPSEEYIIPSLAALSTANRLLIRYELKSNHGEWVSTVRPDLGPGTAERIWAVVRSTDENVDVCHSVMTELRAALTDLLGDFGVLAMPTVPGDPPKLQTDPTTLGAFRARAFSFLSIAVVSGFCQVSIPLGMCDNLPVSVSLLAKHGSDGFLLNLVETLYDTLKEHVGKL